In one window of Gudongella oleilytica DNA:
- the dnaG gene encoding DNA primase, whose translation MADGKNDMLDKIKDRLDIVELIGEYVHLKKSGSNHIGLCPFHSEKTPSFTVSDSKQMFHCFGCGAGGDAITFVMRRENLDFVEALKFLAEKYNIPWEDSGNQENSELRQVFYEINKEAARYFHQNLMKHKEATAYLNSRGIGYETARKFGLGFASDSWEQLMNFLRGKGFSEADIEKTGLIGIRKNVTGFYDKFRNRLIFPIVDTRSRVIGFGGRVLDKSLPKYLNSPDTVVFNKGNHLYGLNIIDKNKNRSRIMLVEGYMDVISLHSNGIDYAVASLGTALTETQAKLLKRYGDEIYICYDGDQAGIRATVRAIDVMQRLDLEPRIVMLPEGMDPDDFIKNNSLAAFEKKVAESLNHIDFKVYILKGKHDLKSPEGKIRFTQEAARMLKELKSPIQQDVYIEKLSSELAIAKEAIASEMKGPRHIREHKSTEIRPVSSVVLEPARRKAEADLISLMASGRNNYTRITADISMDEFGDPDCRFCYKLIQEGYSADDELNKEVLLKELDFDDTGSERLKQLLTRTTEYTPSNLDKVIVDLIKTIRLDRLEAERKELKQEIETLDSSATDGERLSELLRILIEIDKKINLIS comes from the coding sequence ATGGCTGATGGTAAAAATGATATGCTTGATAAAATTAAGGACAGACTCGATATAGTGGAGTTGATCGGTGAATACGTTCATCTGAAAAAATCCGGCTCAAACCATATAGGCTTATGTCCATTCCATAGTGAGAAAACCCCTTCATTCACCGTTTCTGACTCCAAGCAAATGTTCCACTGCTTCGGGTGCGGAGCTGGGGGCGATGCAATCACCTTCGTTATGAGAAGAGAGAACCTTGATTTTGTTGAAGCGCTGAAATTTCTCGCTGAAAAATATAATATACCTTGGGAAGATTCCGGGAATCAGGAAAACTCTGAGCTCAGGCAGGTCTTTTATGAGATAAACAAGGAGGCAGCACGTTACTTTCATCAAAACCTGATGAAGCATAAGGAAGCGACAGCTTACCTTAATTCTCGGGGGATAGGCTATGAAACAGCAAGAAAATTTGGGCTTGGATTTGCCTCAGACAGCTGGGAGCAGCTGATGAATTTTCTTAGGGGAAAAGGCTTTTCCGAAGCAGACATAGAGAAAACAGGGTTGATCGGAATAAGAAAAAATGTGACCGGGTTTTATGACAAGTTTAGAAATCGGTTGATTTTTCCCATAGTAGATACAAGATCCAGGGTAATCGGATTTGGAGGCAGAGTGCTTGACAAAAGCCTTCCAAAGTATCTCAATTCTCCTGATACAGTAGTTTTTAACAAGGGGAACCACCTTTACGGGCTGAACATAATAGATAAGAACAAGAATCGTAGCAGGATAATGCTGGTGGAAGGATATATGGACGTTATCTCGTTACATTCAAACGGTATAGACTACGCAGTTGCAAGCCTTGGAACTGCCTTGACGGAAACTCAGGCTAAGCTTCTGAAAAGGTATGGCGACGAGATATACATTTGCTATGATGGTGATCAGGCAGGCATAAGAGCCACAGTAAGAGCTATTGATGTAATGCAGAGACTGGATCTTGAGCCCAGGATCGTAATGCTCCCTGAAGGAATGGACCCTGACGATTTTATAAAGAACAACAGCCTGGCGGCATTTGAAAAAAAAGTTGCAGAATCGTTAAATCATATTGATTTCAAGGTATATATACTGAAAGGGAAGCACGACCTGAAAAGTCCTGAGGGGAAAATCCGCTTTACTCAGGAGGCTGCAAGGATGCTGAAGGAACTCAAGTCGCCCATACAACAGGATGTCTACATTGAGAAGCTTTCGTCAGAGCTTGCCATAGCCAAAGAAGCTATAGCAAGCGAAATGAAGGGGCCAAGACACATAAGAGAACATAAATCGACTGAGATAAGGCCTGTATCATCCGTGGTTCTCGAACCTGCCAGAAGAAAGGCTGAGGCTGACCTTATAAGTTTAATGGCATCCGGCAGAAATAATTATACCAGAATAACAGCCGATATCTCGATGGACGAGTTTGGAGACCCCGACTGCAGATTCTGCTATAAATTAATACAGGAAGGGTACTCTGCTGATGACGAATTGAACAAAGAAGTACTGTTAAAAGAGCTGGATTTTGATGATACCGGAAGTGAGAGACTTAAACAGTTATTGACCAGGACCACAGAATACACACCCTCAAATCTTGATAAAGTCATTGTCGATCTTATCAAAACAATAAGACTGGATAGATTGGAAGCAGAGAGAAAAGAGTTGAAGCAGGAGATAGAAACACTGGACAGCAGTGCAACTGATGGAGAAAGATTATCTGAGCTGCTGAGGATTTTGATTGAGATAGATAAAAAAATAAATCTCATTAGCTAA
- a CDS encoding helix-turn-helix transcriptional regulator → MIPIQLSNRQEQIIEIVRRKQPITSNDIANELKLTRATLRPDLAILTMTGILDARPKVGYLLTGRTPDDFLSDSISSIQVKNIMSLPVVIDEDRSIYDAIVYMFTEDVGSVFITSAEKLTGVVSRKDLIRASLGGLDLQSAPVGMIMTRMPNLVTTEPEDTAISAAIKLIEHEIDSLPVIERIDDGKKNYRVVGRLTKTNITRLFVELGTKL, encoded by the coding sequence GTGATCCCTATCCAACTTTCGAATCGACAAGAGCAGATCATAGAAATTGTACGAAGAAAGCAACCAATTACGAGCAACGACATTGCTAATGAGCTAAAGCTTACGAGAGCGACCTTAAGGCCTGACCTTGCAATATTAACCATGACCGGCATACTGGATGCAAGACCAAAGGTTGGATATTTGCTTACTGGCAGGACCCCGGATGATTTTCTTTCAGATTCCATCAGCTCCATTCAGGTTAAAAACATAATGTCATTGCCGGTAGTTATTGATGAGGATAGAAGCATTTACGACGCTATAGTTTACATGTTTACTGAAGATGTTGGTTCCGTCTTCATTACCTCTGCAGAGAAGCTGACCGGTGTCGTATCGAGAAAGGATCTGATCAGGGCTTCCCTCGGGGGGTTGGATCTGCAATCGGCACCTGTGGGTATGATAATGACAAGGATGCCTAACCTGGTAACGACTGAGCCTGAAGATACAGCAATCAGTGCTGCAATAAAGCTTATTGAACATGAGATAGACAGTCTACCGGTAATCGAAAGGATTGATGACGGGAAGAAAAATTACAGAGTCGTGGGCAGGCTTACCAAGACCAACATAACAAGATTGTTTGTCGAGCTTGGCACTAAGCTATAA
- a CDS encoding deoxyguanosinetriphosphate triphosphohydrolase, producing the protein MDIRTESEKYEAERLFPFAMLSMNSRGRLAYEEKCSIRTEFQRDRDRIIHSKAFRRLKHKTQVFIAPEGDHFRTRLTHTLEVAQLARTLARALRLNEDLVEAIALAHDLGHTPFGHTGESILNKLNPRGFTHTDQSLRVVDFLESHERRKGLNLTYEVREGIMNHSGERVSETLEGQIIKYADRIAYINHDIDDAIRAGIISEEDLPADCVEILGYSHGNRINTMISDLIETNYGKNQLQMSPLIGEMTNKLRDFMFEEVYFNKNAKSEEGKAEHVITVLFNYYRNNSNRLPSDHLALYRDDDYSLEDIICDYIAGMTDRYIVNLFQELFIPKPWK; encoded by the coding sequence ATGGATATTAGAACTGAATCTGAGAAATATGAAGCAGAAAGATTGTTCCCATTTGCTATGCTAAGCATGAATTCAAGGGGAAGACTTGCTTATGAAGAAAAATGCAGCATCAGGACAGAATTTCAAAGGGACAGAGACCGGATAATCCATTCAAAGGCATTTAGGCGTCTGAAGCACAAGACACAGGTATTCATTGCTCCGGAAGGAGATCACTTCAGAACGAGGCTTACGCATACCCTTGAAGTGGCGCAGCTTGCAAGGACTCTTGCACGTGCGTTGAGACTAAACGAAGATCTTGTGGAGGCTATTGCACTTGCTCACGATCTGGGTCACACTCCTTTCGGGCATACTGGAGAGTCGATACTGAACAAACTTAATCCAAGAGGCTTCACGCATACAGATCAGAGCCTGAGAGTAGTAGATTTTCTCGAGAGCCACGAGAGAAGAAAAGGGTTGAATCTGACATATGAGGTCAGGGAAGGGATCATGAATCACTCCGGTGAAAGAGTATCAGAAACTCTGGAGGGTCAGATAATCAAGTATGCAGACAGAATAGCCTACATCAATCACGATATTGATGATGCCATAAGGGCTGGTATCATAAGCGAAGAAGACCTCCCTGCCGACTGTGTTGAGATTCTGGGATACAGCCATGGAAATAGGATCAATACGATGATCTCGGATTTGATAGAAACAAACTACGGGAAGAATCAACTCCAAATGAGTCCTCTCATAGGCGAAATGACCAATAAGCTTAGGGACTTCATGTTTGAGGAAGTATATTTTAATAAAAACGCCAAATCGGAGGAGGGAAAGGCCGAACACGTTATAACCGTGCTCTTCAATTATTACAGGAATAACAGCAACAGACTACCCTCAGATCATCTCGCACTTTATAGAGATGATGACTATTCTCTGGAAGATATTATTTGTGATTATATTGCAGGAATGACCGACAGGTATATTGTTAATCTGTTCCAGGAGCTTTTTATTCCAAAGCCGTGGAAATGA
- a CDS encoding tRNA (adenine(22)-N(1))-methyltransferase, translating into MKLDKRLRTIANLVPKNSIVADIGTDHGYVPKYLIDNEIAKLVIASDVSECSLAKTAAYVEEENLADYIIPRIGSGLEPIKPFEVDTVIIAGMGGILISEILRESRKKAETYLRFILQPMVGSDELRRYLIENKFKIVDEDLVREDGRYYEVIVAENGLQRCPEDVYLEISPILIEKEHQLWREFVEWKISVLEAIVNELEGQNSDKSLKRLDELSIKINKFREVLRG; encoded by the coding sequence TTGAAGCTGGACAAAAGACTTCGCACAATCGCAAACCTTGTCCCTAAAAATTCTATAGTTGCCGATATAGGCACTGACCACGGTTATGTACCCAAATATCTCATAGATAATGAAATCGCAAAACTTGTTATCGCAAGCGATGTAAGTGAGTGTTCATTAGCAAAAACAGCTGCCTATGTAGAAGAGGAGAATCTCGCCGACTATATCATACCGAGAATCGGATCTGGTTTGGAGCCCATTAAGCCCTTTGAGGTAGATACTGTAATAATAGCCGGAATGGGGGGGATCCTCATATCTGAGATATTAAGGGAAAGCAGGAAAAAAGCAGAAACCTATCTTCGGTTTATTCTCCAGCCAATGGTAGGAAGCGATGAGCTGAGAAGATATCTAATAGAAAACAAATTCAAGATAGTAGACGAGGACCTGGTGCGGGAGGATGGGAGATACTATGAGGTCATCGTAGCTGAAAATGGTCTTCAACGCTGCCCTGAGGATGTATACCTTGAAATAAGCCCTATCCTCATAGAAAAGGAGCATCAATTATGGAGAGAATTCGTAGAATGGAAGATATCTGTTCTTGAGGCTATAGTAAATGAGCTGGAGGGCCAGAACAGCGATAAAAGCCTTAAGAGATTGGATGAGCTAAGCATAAAGATTAATAAATTCAGGGAGGTGCTCCGGGGTTGA
- the rpoD gene encoding RNA polymerase sigma factor RpoD, producing the protein MSKGKKSGLLTYKEIIATLEAIDLDPEEIDEIYQKIEDSGIDIMGDKEEEESIINDDSEDDEIDSAIDIEVEEDEEEEIKEDLSAPKGISVDDPVRMYLKEIGKIPLLSSEEEIDLAMRMEEGDELAKKKLAEANLRLVVSIAKRYVGRGMLFLDLIQEGNLGLMKAVEKFEYRKGFKFSTYATWWIRQAITRAIADQARTIRIPVHMVETINKLVRVQRQLVQELGRDPTPEEIGNEMSLDVERVREIMKIAQEPVSLETPIGEEEDSHLGDFIPDEDVLAPAEAATFTMLREQLIDVLDSLTPREQKVLKLRFGLDDGRARTLEEVGKEFEVTRERIRQIEAKALRKLRHPSRSKKLKDFLE; encoded by the coding sequence TTGTCAAAAGGGAAAAAAAGTGGTTTATTGACCTATAAGGAGATAATTGCCACCCTTGAGGCAATCGATTTGGATCCTGAAGAGATCGATGAGATTTATCAGAAGATTGAAGATAGCGGTATTGATATAATGGGAGATAAGGAAGAGGAAGAATCCATCATCAATGATGACTCCGAGGACGACGAAATAGACAGCGCTATCGATATAGAGGTTGAAGAAGATGAAGAGGAAGAAATTAAGGAAGATCTCTCAGCTCCCAAAGGAATAAGCGTGGACGATCCGGTTAGGATGTACCTTAAAGAGATCGGTAAGATACCTTTGTTGTCGAGTGAAGAAGAGATAGATCTTGCTATGCGTATGGAGGAGGGCGATGAGCTCGCCAAGAAGAAGCTGGCTGAAGCCAATCTAAGACTGGTAGTCAGTATAGCAAAAAGGTATGTGGGCAGAGGTATGCTGTTTCTTGACCTTATTCAGGAAGGTAATCTGGGGTTGATGAAAGCAGTAGAGAAGTTCGAATACAGAAAGGGTTTTAAGTTCAGTACCTACGCAACCTGGTGGATAAGACAAGCCATAACAAGAGCAATCGCTGACCAGGCCAGGACCATCAGGATCCCTGTTCATATGGTTGAGACAATCAACAAGCTGGTAAGAGTGCAAAGGCAGTTGGTACAGGAGTTGGGGAGAGATCCAACACCTGAGGAAATTGGAAACGAGATGAGCCTTGATGTTGAAAGAGTAAGGGAAATAATGAAAATTGCACAGGAGCCTGTAAGCCTCGAGACTCCTATCGGAGAAGAAGAGGACAGCCATTTGGGAGACTTCATCCCTGATGAGGATGTATTGGCACCTGCAGAAGCTGCAACCTTTACAATGCTAAGGGAACAGCTTATTGATGTTCTTGACAGCCTGACACCCAGAGAGCAAAAGGTATTGAAGCTTAGATTTGGTCTTGACGACGGAAGAGCCAGAACTCTTGAAGAGGTAGGTAAGGAGTTTGAAGTCACAAGAGAGAGGATCAGACAGATTGAAGCTAAAGCGTTGAGAAAGCTTAGACATCCAAGCAGAAGCAAAAAATTAAAGGATTTTCTTGAATAG
- a CDS encoding pyruvate, water dikinase regulatory protein: MSKLTLYVMSDSIGETGELIARAAAKQFITENYEIRKYPYMNDEEHIRQVLSEAEPGESLVIYTTVLEHIKNLIDTIGYERDIPTIDVMSPPILAIEKLLGYAPKREAGLIRRIDENYFRKVEAVEFAVKYDDGKDPRGIDKADICLIGISRTSKTPLGMYLAHKNFKVVNIPLVPEVNPPEELFKKDRRRVIGLVADPKKLIEIRQERLKALGLRDSANYASVERIQKELEYSMDIMGQVGCEIIDVSSKAIEETAALIIDHMTKQFGDKMF; encoded by the coding sequence ATGAGCAAATTAACTCTATATGTTATGTCTGACTCCATTGGTGAAACTGGTGAGCTGATTGCAAGAGCAGCTGCAAAGCAGTTTATAACAGAAAATTATGAAATCAGAAAGTACCCATACATGAACGACGAGGAGCATATCAGACAGGTTTTGAGTGAGGCTGAGCCTGGCGAAAGCCTTGTTATTTATACAACGGTACTTGAACATATAAAAAATCTAATTGATACAATAGGCTATGAAAGAGATATTCCTACCATAGACGTTATGTCACCTCCTATCCTGGCTATTGAGAAGCTGCTTGGCTATGCCCCGAAGCGTGAGGCAGGTCTAATAAGGAGGATTGACGAAAACTATTTCAGAAAAGTTGAAGCTGTTGAATTTGCAGTAAAATATGACGATGGAAAGGATCCAAGGGGGATAGACAAAGCAGATATCTGCCTCATAGGAATTTCCAGAACCTCCAAGACCCCTTTGGGTATGTACCTTGCTCACAAGAACTTTAAGGTGGTTAACATTCCTCTTGTGCCTGAAGTCAATCCTCCGGAGGAGCTTTTCAAAAAAGACAGAAGACGGGTAATAGGCCTTGTTGCTGACCCAAAAAAGCTCATAGAAATTAGACAGGAGAGATTGAAAGCGCTGGGACTGAGAGACTCAGCCAACTATGCAAGCGTAGAGCGGATCCAAAAGGAACTGGAATACTCAATGGATATCATGGGTCAGGTAGGCTGTGAGATAATCGACGTATCATCCAAAGCAATCGAAGAAACTGCTGCGCTGATAATTGATCATATGACCAAGCAATTTGGTGATAAAATGTTTTAG
- a CDS encoding Nif3-like dinuclear metal center hexameric protein, translated as MKISEIVGIMEEWADPCLMDSWDNGGLQYGSMEQEINGILISLDVTEEVLEYAIKFGSNLIISHHPLIFKGIKDLSLSTHQGRMAYKIIKNDLGIYCAHSSLDLAPGGVNDVLADEFGILNSIPLRVHEKRFHNGILGYGRVGDIEPLTLEELVRHVKDRLGVEVLSVYGETKDPITRLAVCGGSGADFIEDAASFRAQAYITGDIKYHDAQLARELGIVLIDATHYHTEKPVLYAVKNRLKDKILEEMNMKIYEGPTFAVKRY; from the coding sequence TTGAAAATTTCAGAGATTGTTGGAATTATGGAAGAATGGGCAGACCCATGCTTAATGGATTCCTGGGACAACGGCGGGCTTCAATATGGCTCAATGGAACAGGAGATAAATGGCATCCTTATATCCCTGGATGTCACTGAGGAAGTGCTTGAATATGCTATCAAATTTGGATCAAACCTCATCATATCACATCACCCTTTGATATTTAAAGGCATCAAGGACCTAAGCCTGTCAACACACCAGGGAAGGATGGCTTATAAAATCATTAAAAATGACCTTGGAATATATTGTGCCCACTCCAGCCTGGATCTTGCACCTGGTGGTGTAAACGATGTTTTGGCAGATGAATTTGGAATACTAAACAGCATCCCTCTAAGGGTCCATGAAAAAAGATTTCACAATGGAATATTGGGTTATGGAAGAGTTGGCGATATTGAGCCCTTGACACTAGAGGAACTCGTTAGGCATGTAAAGGATAGACTTGGGGTTGAAGTTTTGAGCGTTTATGGAGAGACAAAGGATCCAATAACCAGGTTGGCTGTATGTGGAGGCAGTGGAGCAGACTTTATAGAAGATGCAGCATCCTTTAGAGCCCAGGCCTACATAACTGGTGATATAAAGTATCACGATGCACAGTTGGCCAGGGAGCTTGGGATAGTGCTAATCGATGCAACTCATTATCACACGGAAAAGCCAGTATTATATGCTGTTAAGAATAGGTTAAAGGACAAAATCCTCGAAGAAATGAACATGAAGATTTATGAAGGACCTACATTCGCCGTTAAACGCTATTAA